The genomic DNA AAGCCGAGGGCCCATTTGATCCTGTTTTATACCAGAAACCCAAAAAGAATTTCACTGTGGCTGGTGTTATCTTTTCCTATGCCTTACTATGAAACATCAGTCTCAAGTGTTTGAGTCCTACAGACAAGCGTAATACAAGGAAGCAAATGGATCAGcttactttttttaaaggccaGGACAGATGTTCAGGATACAAAAAACTCTTTAGTTGGtttaatttgttaaaattaatataataataataataataataataataataataataataatattgttgttgttttgtaatcAGTTATGGTGAAAGGTagtgtagaaatattttaaattaatgaatAACTATAAAACTGCAGCCACTCTGAAGACAGTCGGTGTTTGTACTTtccatgttttttaaataacaaatttgCCTTTGACAAAGTGTTCTTCCACAATGGCTATTTGTATCAATCTGTCTTTTTCATGTTACATTTTCCTTCCCCTTGTTATTTTCCATGtctagatttttctttttctttttttccttttgaaaagaaTTAAAGGGACACTGGCAACAAAAGCAAGAGTTTgatgagagagaaataaaacGGATTGGTAACCGCTGGTGTTTGTTTCCAGCATTCCCAGtagttaccaaaatccatggatgttcaagtctcattaaatacaatgaacaGTAAATGATATCTCTTATATCAAATGGATGGATGGCAATAAGGTGGCCAGGTTTCCGAAGTACCTGTTCTCTATGTTGGTCAGCCACTGAGTTGTTAATTGCCAGGCAAGCATCACAAAGAATGAGGAAATATATAGTACAGATTCAATACCCCTTAGCCTAAATACTTTGGACTAAGATGTttccgatttatttatttatttttggatttcagaatatttgcatacacatctTGGaggcatcttggagatgggactcaagtccaaaacaaaattcatttatgtttcacatacaccttatacacgaagtctgaaggtagttttatataatatttgtaattatagcatgaaacaaagtttgtacaccTTGAACCTCAGAAACCAGAAGTGTtgctatcttagccacccatgaaaagagTTTCAGATTTGGGGACATTCTGGATTTCAAATttttgggtaagggatactcaacctgtacttccaCTTAAGTTTCCACATTGACTAATGTGTGTAGAACAGTTTGAACTTTCCCAACACTACTGCTTtatctctaaggctgcatctgcactgcagaaataagccaggttgacaccactttaactgccatggctcaatgctatgggattgtgggattttgtagttttgtgagatgttccACCTtcctatcagagagttctggtgccacaacaaactacaaaacccaggataccataggatggagtcatggcaattaaagtggtatcaatttggattgtttctgcaatgccaCTGCAGCCTAAGACTCTAAggagacttggggggggggattaaaaggTGGCATGATGGGCAGAAAGGGAAATAGGGAAAAGGatgtaacattttcaaaatacACAGAGGGGTAAGGGAACAGATAAGCCCACCCTAATCATCACAATCGACATGGTGGATGTACTGGTTTAAAAGTATTTCAGAATAGTGCAATaacaagaaggagggagggaggaatgaaggaaaaaataaaaagaaaagtatcCCCCAACATTCTATGCTTTGAAAAACATGAtatggatctttttaaaaaatcaggaacaaTATTCCCACCAAACTGCCATCTCCTGCCACAGCTGCCATACAGGGCTTCATCCCAAATCGTGGAATTCTGAAATTAATCTTACCTGCCATCACAAATAGTTTTAGTGAAAAAACGAAGATACTGGTATATTTCCAAGCTGTCCTGAATCTTCAATATTGCTTCTTCATTGTATTTAAAAATTGCCAGAGCGTATCGAAATATCACCTGAGACAAAGAGACATTTGGCTGGAGTTCATAGAGTAAATATACTTACACTCATAGGTCATAATGATGGCAACactgaggcaggaaaatataaacgCAGTGAACTCagagaatcatagatttggaatgGATCTTAATGGATATCTAGTTCACCCTCCTGCCATGAAGGACTAAAACTAATACACTCAGAATGATTATCATCATCCAGCCTCGTTTTAAAGACTTCTTAAGAAGAAGAATCCACCACCCTtcgaggcagtctattccactgtcaaccaATTTTTCCCACCagcaaattcttcctaatatttaggaatCCTAAATATTCCTAATATTTCTTACCAACGTCTCTTCTTGTTTAAATTCATCagtccatatcctagtctctggagcagagaaaacaagctaGTTCCATCTTATACATAACAATAatatcacttcaaatatttaaaggtggAGTGCCActgtgttgtaatggtttgagtgttggactatgattctggagaccagggtttgaaattCGAATCCTAGCTCAGCACTGGGTGACCCTCagcagaaacccactgggtgaccctcagcaagtcacactctctcagcctcagaggatggcaatggcaaacctcctctaaagaaacttgacaagaaaaccccatgacccttagggtcaccataagatggaaatgacatgaaggcacacagtgagATCATGTCACCACTCAATATTCTCTTCAAGCTATATACAGCCAACTCACTAAGTCATTCCTCTAGACCTTTCAGCATCTTAAGTTTCCCTTCTTTGGATCTGTTCTAGCTTGTCaacttcttgaactgtggtgcccaaaactggatacaatattccaggtgagatctgaccaaagtagaaccaAGTGgtcctaatatttttttttcagccTGGATACCAATATTCCTACAGATGAAGCCTAGAACTGCACTGGGTTTTGTTTGCCagtgcatcatactgttgactcatgtcatttatttatttaagacgTTTCCATATCACCTCCTAGTCCAAAATGAGATGATGAACAAACAAAACCAATTGAAATAGTTTACAATTTTAACACAGCAATTTAAAGCATGAAAGGCCATGAAGAACAGCATTGTTTTAGCAGCCTGGCAGATGCTCAAAGAGATAGAACCAACCTAATGTACTTGAGTAGAAAGTTCTACAAGCAGAAAGCTGCTACGGAGAGACCCCTGTTACCAGTTTAGCTTGCGCTGACTCACATTTTGTTTGCAGTCTACTAAGACCCCTcaatctctttcacatgtattgttaTCCTGGGATTTTGGCCTAGATACATATCAGCTACAACATCTTGTTATGAGAGTTAGGTAAATCCAATGATTAGTCCCAATTATAGTAGACCCAAAGAATCAAAGAGAACTTACTAagtcaatatttatttttaaaaaatcccttaaTTTAATGGGTTGACTCTAAACTAAAGGTTAAAAATGGCTTTACGTTTCAAATATTAAGGAAGATAAATGGACTCGCCTACCTTTGTACCTTCATAAAGAAAGGCATCCCAGACTCTGAAGAGAATATCACTGACAAGACTATCAACAAATATGACCAGAAACCAATTGAAAGTCACAAGGGCCAGGTCAATTCGGTGATGCTCCAGGTGAGCTGTCAGCTTGGGAAGTTTCATTGCCAAGAAATCTTTGAAGACTCTTTGATCCACCTGGATTCAGTAAAACATCAGCAATAAATAACAACCACCACATTGTAAAGGTTTCATATTGTAAATTCTGTACTCTCCAAATGACAGGGATAAACATGTTAATATCTTCCAACCTGATCTAACAGAATCAGCTTTTGTACTTAGGATGCTTAGGGCacttttcaaaatgtgttttgataataatctttttttctttatatgttaaaaatattaaatatttgcaaTAATATATAGCCAAAAATACAGGCATAGTATATTCCATGTTGAACCATTTTTTCATTCCCACTCACCCCAATGGTTTTGATTCAAACAATttgtaaatgtaaatatttaCCGTAAATACATTTCAACACAGTATGTATAGGAATAGGTAATTCTTCAATGAACAAGAAttcttcactccccccccccctccttatgATTCTCCTATGACTTGTCACTGTGGGGACTCCCAAACTTACTTGTGAGCCTATTAGCATGTTGCTGTAGTAATCTGGAGGCATTAGGTTCTCAGTGATATGAACCAGGCACCAAAAAgcactttcttcctcttctagGACCAACAGTGCAATGGCCGCTAGTCTAGGATGAATGATACCGGACTGTTAAGTAAAGCAGGCAATCGTACAAATAGTTCCTACAACTGTGGCCTTTCAGTTGGCTTTGAGACAACAATGAAAACAGCATAGGAAAACCTCTGAAAAGCCAGAGGGTTTTTCTGCAACTACAACTGCATCCCCTTTTTAGTTTAGCTTTCCAAATGTGAAACTGCTTGCTTTATCAATAACATAAGCAGATGTAAACTTCATGGAAATCTTTTGTGGTGTACACAGCTTCCATTCATGTATACCGATGGCTTTGCTGGACTGCAAAATTTCCTAATTTTTTACATTAAATTAGGCCCATTTTCAAATACATCTGATTGTTGTCATTGCTATTCACATTAGGCCTCAAATGAGgtctgttgtcattgtgtgccttcaagtcatttccaacttatggcaactccaaagtgaacctgttgtggggttttcttggcaagatttgttcagaggtggtttatcaCTGCCTTCCattggggctgagagcatgtgacttatttAAGGTCATCCAgtcggtttcatggctgaattgagaatcctccagagttgtagtcctgcactcaaaccactacaccaggtcTACTGAATTCTAATATCAGACCAGCAAAGTACAGGTTGCTAACAAAGGGGAGTTAAGAATTGTAATCCATTAGCCCTTACCTATTCAATCCCTGGCAATAGCCAATAGTAGGGTTTTGCCTGGAGAATGCAAGTAAAACCCTCCGAAGTTTGGGAAGAAGCTGAGAGGCAGGTGACAGAAAGTGTCTGTTGTTACTCAGGGTGCGGGGCAGATCCAACTCAATCTGTTGAGAAGCTGGGTGCTCAGCTGCTTCACACTTCTTGAGCAAGTTTTGGTAATGTCCAGGAGAATGGATATGCTGCACCCGGTGGCTCACAATCCACCTCCATACCCTCTGACGGTGCTCAACGGGGACACCACAGCGGAGCAAGGCTTTGAGATCTGAGGAGGAACTTAAGTCTCCAAGGTTGTTCCACCTCTCAGAGAGAGACTTCTCGATACCCTCCTGGTTCAAGAGATTACTGGATTTGATTTCCAAGGCCTGGATTTTGGCCAGCAGTTTCCAGTCTCCAGCTTCATATTCAGGAATGGTCATAAACCCATAATCATCATATTGACTGAAGAGTGAAAAGAAGCAACAGATAATTAGAAATGACAGATAATTAGGGCTGTCAACTGATGAAAAAGCTTAAATAATAGTCTGTCAGCTAACACACGGCCTATATAAACCTCAGAAGGAAATTTTAGATAATGTAGGGTTATAAAAATACAATCTACCACTTATAGTTAGAAGGTAATctaccatttccttttccctttcctccctttcctttcctttcctttccctattACAGTATTGTATTAGAATAAACACAGCATGGCAAGGTAACCATTTGTGCTCTTCCCTTATAGTCCTACTGGTTAAACTGTAATTTCAATCTATTATGGCAGCCTCTACAAGCAAAAGAGTTATTTGctcagcagaaataatccgattcAACACTTTAAGTGTGACGGCTCAaggttatgggattctgggaacgtagtttgttgtggcaccagagctctgctacaatcattcatcattctctcctaatgactttgctaattacagtatttcatctctaagatcaccactattcgctctgagatagtccctcccgattcttcttctgctcataatcttctaacGCCCttgcctaaaaaattttctgtgtttcctcctgcttctttggatgaactctctacacttctgaactcttgcaaacctgcaacctgttctcttgatccaattcctactcgtcttctaatttctatagctccctcttttctcccctcacttctccatatcttcaatctctctctctctacaggctccttcccgtcggacttcaaacatgctctcatttccccaattctgaaaaattctttctcctcactttcccaccagggccctccgttctggtagtcaagggctcctgtctcagcccaggatttcctctgccccatctcgaattcgccccttttcactctctgcccctcactcctggaaccttcttcccccgcgagcacgagccatcacttctttaaccagcttcaaaactgagttgaagaccatcctgttcagagaagcgttcccaggcattgcataattgtcacttgctatttgatgttcctttgttgcctgttttattgaatcatttcctgtattgctatgtcctccctccagtccatctcccctgatccaggcctcggaggtagagaagaactgttggccctcatccccttccccttctcttcttgtgctgtgtctttttagattgtaagccttagggcagggaaccgtccaattaaaaagattgtatgtacagcgctgtgtaaatttacagcgctttataaataaaggttaataataataataatacaatacccTACAACAAaccacagctcctagaattctatagcactgagacatggcagttaaagtggtgtcaaaccagattacttctgctgtgcggatgcagccttgactCATTTGTTAATCTGAAACGTACAGATATAGGTATATATAAATGGGCTTCTTTGATTTGACATATGCTTCCAACAAAACCATTGAAGGCCAATGCAAATAAAGCAGCCTCAGATCTTCTCCTTGTATTACACACTTAtacacccatccctccatatttgcagctttgatatttgcagatttaattgttcacagatttgattaatatgttctttctaggaatatctaggtcgtctagtgcaactctatgatcaactttaactaaaagtcacactagagattcctagagagaatactctactaggcatttgtagctcctccagtgcaattctatggccagtgtctgtcggacgttgaccagagTTTGAActagatgacctagagattcctagagaggtgtcctctgaggtaaaaacatgatgtttttgttatttgcggtttttccatattcacgggggtcttgtgcacCTAACccttgtgaatatggagggacaagagtACATGGACATGGACGCAGAAACACCATTTACTTGATTGGGTTCAGCTGAATAGGTATCATGGTTTCTTCTTTCACATCCCACTGAAGTGCCTCCTGTATGAGTCCCTTCACCATTTCCTTGTGTTCACTGGCTAAATCCGGTAGGTCCTGCAGCCTCCGCAGAGTCATTAGATACTTGCTCTCTATTTGGCAGTTGTGGGCTTGCAGACGGGCACACTGTAAGACAACAGGTGACACTCAGAACATGAATATCATGTGCATTCaatcagaggaaggaagaaaaccctaggaaattgaATGAGTCgccctaagtcaacaggcaacttgaaggtgcgcaCACAGCAGAGTGTACCAGCTACTGTCTACTGAGTTTTTAAGCACCTTCAGATATGTACATCAAGGAACCCTTGTGGCACAGtaattaaatgctggtactgcagccacaatattgtgagttcaatcccagggctccaaggttgactcggccttccatcctttcgtagatcagtaaaatgagtacccagcttgttgggggcaattggcttacagactgtcgatcacttagggagtgctgagttcattgttaagcggtatacaaatgcaaatgctattgctacaTAAAACTAGACAAAGAACACCTAAGGAACAGAAAACACACAGGGAAGCACGAACTAATGGCTGCCATTCTCCATccactgcttttctcttttttacttTTCCCAACTTTGTCCCAGCTTTGAGTTCAATGTTTCAGGAACAGTAAATGAGTAAAGGGgtgccagtatggtgtagtggtttgtgcattggaactatgactctggagaccagagtttgaatcccagctcagccatgaaaacccattcagtgatcttgggcaagtcatactctctcagcctcagaggatggcaaaccccctctgaagaaacttgccaagaaaaccttgtgatagattcaTGTTATTGTCATCATAAGtttgaagtgacttgaaggcacataataacaaataaaaccaaCAGGAAGACATAAAGGGATGTGATGTGTCTCTATGTTTAAGGCATCACAGAGATAGCCAATGGACCTCTTCCAGTTGAGTGCAGAAGACAGTATCTGTGTATTGCATTCATAAAATCTCTTCTCAAAGCTTACATTAATTTTGATTCaatatgtttgggggggggggtgggattgGCAAAATGCTTATCCAGTTTGACTAATGGGAGTAACATATTGCCACCCATTCTCCAGCTCTGCTAACCAACCCTATCCTCACCCACTCTTATACTCATCAGTTTGCTTTGCCAGATGTAAgcttgtcattgttgttttttaatattattttatattatttaatgaAAAGTTGCTTATTTTTTATATTTGGTACCTTTTTATGGTTTTCCCCAAGTCTGTTAGGCatagttttctttttgaaatccTCTTGTGTTTCTTTTGTGACAGTAGGCATTTATGTGCTCAGAGGTGACACTGCTAGCCCTGCCATCAAAATGGTTAGTCTGGGCCAGCCCAAGCTCCAAACATCAGTCACTGAGCACAGAATCTGGAAAAATTAAATCCTATATGTGAGCAGCTGCATGCATTCCATGCAACCAAGATAACTAATAATGTGACTGCCATAGTTGCATGGGGCCTGAACAGGTACTCATGTGTAGGATTTCTATTTTTCAGGTATCTGCACTCAACAGTTGAAAGTTGGGGCAGGTCTATCTTTCCAAAACATTGCCAGGATGGGGCCAGGGGTGTGGGTCTTCTGCTGAAATGTGAGCGATCTACATGCAAGTATACCTGAAAACCCAAGAATAGAGTAAACACATGCCATTATTTAGGAAGAGTTGGATTCACTGATGGACGCTGCTTTTATAATAAGGAAAAGATGAAAATTTCCTAAGCATCTTAAAACTGGAGCAAAGGAGAAACAGAGGACTTTGATAAtcaaaaaacatttgtttttcacCTTCATCAGGAGGGTCTTCTCTCTCTGTGCCACTGTACTCCAGATTTTAGTAACCTGGTGGATTTCAGAGTTCAGGAATTGGTTCTGGGTCTTGTAGGCTTCTAAATCATCCTAATAAAAATGTAAGATTAGCCATTAGAAGAAAAAACTTCTCAGGACATCTGAAATGTGTTTGCCCAGGAAAACTGCAGATGaaatagaataaaaaagaaaggaagaaaaccatCAGGCTTccttttgttcattcattcattcttacaGAAGTCTTTTCGGAGACATGGTCagctaaaatgaaacaaaagaccTAGTTTTCTTTATCAGTGTGCAGACTGATACAAATGCTAGAGCCACAAAGATAAACTGAACAATAATTTATAGTGGGATGGCAATGTAGATCCTCCTCTGGGAACTAAGCTGGGTAGAGGATTCAACAGCaaagataaatatatttaaagtcTTAAGCTTAATTTTGGCTTACTCAAGCAATGCACTAAAGATGAGAGAAGAGCATGTTCTGTGCTAGCCCAAGAATTGGTTCATACTTGTACATACATACTAgcacagggatgggaatcatgcaaatTATGCACTAAGAAAAAACTTAACTTCAGATGCTGAATaagagtgaaaataaaaatgaggaaatAAGTGTCAGCAAAATGTTTAGGCACAGCCTCACACCAGGTGAAAAAGTGGTGGGTTAATTGGTAAACCTCAAACTTTAGCTTCCAGATTTCAGCAGCCCCTTTTAGCATACATAAACTGCTGTACTTGGAAGTAAAGGTTCTAAAAATGTTTCAGTGGGTTtttttgctgtttaaaagatacatgtgtcctaagagtccagaaaccacaccaaagccacgatccagtcctaaggactgcagtgcagctttggtgcagtttccagactcttaggagacatgcatcattgaaactccatacctccaaagtgacctgaagcagctttgttttggtctgtctgtatagggccaaagttATCTATCTAATATTAcaggcaaggcaatggcaaacctcctcgaaacaaatcttgccaagaaaaacccatgatagtatCACCTTAGGCcgggtcactataagtcggaaatgacttgaagacacaaaacaacagatAGATATTCCAGTGGAAATATAGCATGGTATAcatgtctttcctcctaagcccacccttcaacactccttttctgtctctgtggacaacatttctattcaaccagtccagcaagcccgcagtcttggtttcatctttgattcttctctgtcgtgtatccctcagatccagaccacagccaaggcttgtagattctttttatacaatattaccaaaatccgaccatatctctccgcctctactgccaagatcctggtccatgccctagtggtctcacgacttgattactgtaatgtcctcctggctgggcttcctctttctcacctccgtcctttaatctctgttcagcattcagctgcacgcattatcacttccacccaccgcgctgaccacatctctcctgtgttggcatcccttcactggctcccactccctttccgcattcagtataagctcctcctgtcaacatttaaagccctccatggactggcccctccttacttatcagaccttctttctcctcactttcccaccagggccctccgttctggtagtcaagggctcctgtctcagcccaggatttcctctgccccatcccggattcgccccttttcactcactgcccctcactcctggaaccttcttcccctgcgagcaagagccatcacttctttaaccagcttcaaaacggagttgaaaaccatcctgttcagagaagccttcccaggcattgcataattgtcgcttactatttgatgttcttgtggtgcctgtttattgaaccatttcctgtattgctatgtactgtatatgtattatcctacttaagagtatgtattttccctggaaaatgattaatcatccattatgaagcctcgccctccctccagtccatctgccttggtccaggccttggaggtagagagaaactgctggacctcttaccctttccctctaccactcccttctccttctgtgtcatgtctttttagattgtaagcccgtgggcagggaatcgtctaactaaaagattgtatgtacagcgctgtgtaaatttacagcgcttcataaataaaggttaataataataataataataataatacacaggtaaaagagaaaaacaatgagAAAAGCATGCTGGTATGGGATAATACTCATCCAAGGGGCAACTTTGGCTGGTGTGTAATTCTACAGTACTATGTGGGCCGAGTTGTAACTTTAACACTTGAGTCCCTGCAACTGTTTAATACCTTCAAATGTTCAATCTCTTCCTGCTGCTTGTACAGGGTCTCTGCGGCAAGAAGATCTGCTTCTGTAATGGAATCAGGCATGCTTCTGGTCAGTTGCTCTGTCAGCTTCAGGATGACCTGTTGCTTGGCCTGGTTCTTGTCCATCAAGAGCTGCACATGGGCTTTCAGCTCCTGGATGTGCTCTTCATTCACAGCAAGGCTCTGCTTCAGCTCCTTCCTCTCCATCTCCAGGACTTCCACCTGCTTGTTCAATTCAGCAATCTGCCTGACTTTGTGCCGCACTAATTCCAGCCTGTCTTTCTCCTTTGCTGTGGTCAGGTACCTGCAGGACTCTCGTTTCTCTTGCTGGGCTGCCTCCAGAGCTTTGTGGAGAAGTTTAACCAGTTCCTgtggaaaaaagacaaaaaaagagaacaaattcTACTCATTTTTTGGTAGCATAACAGTTACAGATTTCCTGGTTTCATGCTTAAAGTTGTATAGCACACATCTCTCTCTGATGTAAGGTAAACATTGGATTACCTCTAATGGCTGATCAACAGTCAGATTACTCAGAAAAGAATTCCCATCAGAGCAGTTTGATTACTTTCATTTTCAGGAAGTAGGTACCTGCTGCTATCACACATCCAAATGTCCAGAAACAGATATTTTATTCTGTTCTAATAAGAAACTGGTCTGAAAATATGTTACTCCTTTCTATGTAGGAGCAGAGACAACAGCCCTACTGGGGTAAAATGGCACATATTTGAGTGATGGTTTGCTAAAAACATGGCAGGAAGAGAAGAAATATGCTTGAAATCAGAAAAGCATTAACACTACTAACTCAGTTGCATCtttgggtgtagtggtttgagtgttgggcaagtcacactctctcagcctcaggggaaggcaatggcaaacatcctcagaagaaactttccaagaaaaccctatgataggtttgctttaggtaaaggtagtcccttgacatgaatgtctagttgtaaccaactctgttactaagccaaagcaccagcattgtccaaagactaaTCTGGTAGTCATGTAGCCAGTATAACTGCACcaaatactgttaccttcccaatgaGAAGTGgaacttatttatctacttgcatttgcatgctttcaaactgccaggttggcagaagctgggactactaacaggagctcaccccatcatgcggcactcggGCCTTGAGCTGCCAGccttctgattgtcagaactggcatcacTATGCCACCGCATTAAGGTGaccattgccttagggtcaccataactcagaaatgacttgaaggcacacaacaatagcaaacaACAGCCATGTAAAAACATGAATTTAGATACAGATTTTCCCTTAGCTGCATGCAAGTTTGTGAACAAAGCAAGTTGTACCTTGAATACTACAGAGTAAAATTGCTTCAAAAATCAATATGGGTTTCTAGAAAAATGACCTATCAAGTGAAAGACCTGAATTACAGTATACTTCATGACAGAAACATCAGCCTTGTAGCAGTATGGGGAAAGGGAATATAATATGTTGTCCAGACTTCAAAAGCTAGTCACATCCAAGGTGTGCCTCCTGTAATACTGCTAGGAAACTCTGATAGCATGAGACTGGTATGCAGGCTTGACTTCTCAACAGGCAGTTAGACACACAAGGAGTGGGGCGTTGTCATGGTGCTTTGATTCTTATCTTTCTTGCATTTAAGGAGAGGTTCATGCATGGatctttgaattttcttttttggcactTAGATGACGCACATCTATCTCTGAACAATCCAGGCTCTTCTACTAACACCAGCAGTAGTGTTTCCCCCCATTTTGCACTAACTCCACAAATTGAAATTACTGAAGTCTGTGCAGTTCCCCTTCCTTCACTGTGATGCAGATCATACCACAAATTATTGCTTTCATCATGGTTGTGTCATTTCTGGTATCATTTTGTGGGCAACACCAATGTGGGTGTCTC from Sceloporus undulatus isolate JIND9_A2432 ecotype Alabama chromosome 2, SceUnd_v1.1, whole genome shotgun sequence includes the following:
- the TBC1D2 gene encoding TBC1 domain family member 2A isoform X3, which produces MLGFMESNDNPEHVADEDHRETESENAAEMQKDTRMKLKSPMVRKMKKMNSGFPCFAEGTGQEKVTSLQHQVLVLEEEVKSQKELVKLLHKALEAAQQEKRESCRYLTTAKEKDRLELVRHKVRQIAELNKQVEVLEMERKELKQSLAVNEEHIQELKAHVQLLMDKNQAKQQVILKLTEQLTRSMPDSITEADLLAAETLYKQQEEIEHLKDDLEAYKTQNQFLNSEIHQVTKIWSTVAQREKTLLMKCARLQAHNCQIESKYLMTLRRLQDLPDLASEHKEMVKGLIQEALQWDVKEETMIPIQLNPINQYDDYGFMTIPEYEAGDWKLLAKIQALEIKSSNLLNQEGIEKSLSERWNNLGDLSSSSDLKALLRCGVPVEHRQRVWRWIVSHRVQHIHSPGHYQNLLKKCEAAEHPASQQIELDLPRTLSNNRHFLSPASQLLPKLRRVLLAFSRQNPTIGYCQGLNRLAAIALLVLEEEESAFWCLVHITENLMPPDYYSNMLIGSQVDQRVFKDFLAMKLPKLTAHLEHHRIDLALVTFNWFLVIFVDSLVSDILFRVWDAFLYEGTKVIFRYALAIFKYNEEAILKIQDSLEIYQYLRFFTKTICDGRKLMNIAFSDMNPFPMKLLQNRREEYRLKLEVEMRELERIKAQYMREQAEHTSSHLDGAVSEDDEEEDM